Proteins encoded in a region of the Mucispirillum schaedleri ASF457 genome:
- the feoB gene encoding ferrous iron transport protein B, translating into MKENLTIALAGNPNSGKTTIYNALTGARQHIGNYPGVTVEKKESIITYNNQQLKIIDLPGTYSLTAYSVEEVVARNVIINEKPDVVVDIIDSSNLERNLYLAVQLMELRIPLVFVFNMKDMAQEMGIKIDIKSLSNLFGVPIIETVGSKGDGIKNILDEALKAANMPDIKYPVITYDKVIEKYVNSVEELIKQHSTNIENYNTRWLAVKLLEGDKDVMQVIPSPIIQEEIKRANVDINEMLGDSPETAIASARYGFISGACQECVTTTVEARHNMSDAIDSVLVNRVLGIPIFLGLMYLVFHLTFTLGDPFMGFIEQFFGFLGEKANVLITHDLLRSLIVDGIIGGVGGVIVFLPNIIFLFIAIAILEASGYMARVAFIMDKVMHKIGLHGKSFIPFLIGFGCSVPAIMATRTLDNQRDRILTMLVTPFMSCGARLPIYLLIIPAFFDKNQALVLWVVYLIGIVIAIVIAKILGMTVLKGESAPFVMELPPYRIPTLKGVLMQMWERSWLYLKKAGTIILFVSIVMWALTVFPLFPENKVAEYEKGLSELEQIIEEKTAELVKIGYVVMTDENMQEAESINSKLSDRELAKAEKIAVEIEEANMQIDEINNKVAEAELEYSAAGRIGKFIEPVLAPIGFDWKIGTALIGAFAAKEVFVAQMGIVYSLGEAGEDSEALRDKLRENYSPLVGFAIMVFALLSAPCMATFAIVKRESNSWKWAFFQFFGMTAVAYIVTFIIYQTGRLFM; encoded by the coding sequence ATGAAAGAAAATTTAACAATAGCTCTTGCTGGCAATCCAAACTCTGGTAAGACTACTATATATAATGCGTTAACTGGGGCAAGGCAGCATATAGGCAACTATCCTGGAGTTACAGTTGAAAAAAAAGAAAGTATTATTACATATAATAATCAACAGTTAAAAATTATAGATTTACCAGGAACTTATAGTTTAACAGCATATTCTGTTGAAGAAGTAGTTGCAAGAAATGTTATTATTAATGAAAAACCAGATGTTGTTGTTGATATTATAGATTCGTCAAATTTAGAAAGAAATCTTTATTTAGCTGTTCAACTTATGGAGCTTAGAATACCACTTGTTTTTGTGTTTAATATGAAAGATATGGCACAGGAAATGGGTATTAAAATAGATATTAAAAGTCTTTCTAATCTATTTGGAGTTCCTATAATAGAAACAGTGGGCAGTAAAGGGGATGGTATTAAAAATATACTTGATGAAGCACTTAAAGCTGCTAATATGCCTGATATAAAATATCCTGTAATTACTTATGATAAAGTAATAGAAAAATATGTTAACTCTGTTGAAGAATTAATTAAACAGCATTCAACTAATATAGAAAATTATAATACAAGATGGCTTGCAGTTAAGCTTTTAGAAGGTGATAAAGATGTTATGCAGGTTATTCCTTCGCCAATTATTCAAGAAGAAATTAAAAGAGCAAATGTAGATATTAATGAAATGCTTGGTGATTCACCAGAAACTGCAATAGCCAGTGCCAGATATGGCTTTATTTCTGGAGCATGTCAGGAATGTGTTACAACAACAGTTGAAGCAAGACATAATATGAGCGATGCAATAGATTCTGTTTTAGTGAATAGAGTTCTTGGTATTCCTATATTTTTAGGACTTATGTATTTAGTGTTCCATTTAACTTTTACTCTTGGTGACCCATTTATGGGCTTTATAGAGCAGTTTTTTGGATTTCTAGGTGAAAAGGCAAATGTGCTGATAACTCATGATTTGCTTAGGTCTTTAATTGTTGATGGTATCATAGGTGGTGTTGGCGGTGTTATTGTGTTTTTACCAAATATTATATTTTTGTTTATAGCAATAGCTATACTTGAAGCCAGTGGATATATGGCAAGGGTTGCTTTTATTATGGATAAAGTTATGCATAAAATTGGTCTTCATGGTAAAAGTTTTATTCCATTTTTAATTGGCTTTGGCTGCTCTGTTCCTGCAATTATGGCAACAAGAACTCTTGATAACCAAAGAGATAGAATATTAACAATGCTTGTAACTCCATTTATGAGCTGTGGTGCAAGGCTGCCAATATATTTACTTATTATTCCAGCATTTTTTGATAAAAATCAGGCTTTAGTGTTATGGGTTGTATATTTAATAGGTATTGTAATTGCCATAGTTATTGCAAAAATTTTAGGTATGACAGTATTAAAAGGCGAATCTGCACCATTTGTAATGGAGCTGCCACCATACCGTATTCCTACATTAAAAGGTGTATTAATGCAGATGTGGGAACGCAGCTGGCTGTATCTTAAAAAAGCAGGAACAATTATATTATTTGTGTCTATTGTAATGTGGGCATTAACAGTATTTCCATTATTCCCAGAAAATAAAGTTGCGGAATATGAAAAAGGGCTGTCTGAATTAGAACAGATTATAGAAGAAAAAACTGCTGAACTTGTAAAAATTGGTTATGTTGTTATGACTGATGAAAATATGCAGGAAGCAGAAAGCATTAATTCAAAATTAAGCGACAGAGAACTTGCAAAGGCAGAAAAAATTGCAGTAGAAATTGAAGAAGCAAATATGCAGATAGATGAAATTAATAATAAAGTTGCAGAAGCTGAGCTTGAATACAGTGCAGCAGGTAGAATTGGCAAATTTATTGAACCAGTGCTTGCTCCTATTGGGTTTGACTGGAAAATAGGCACAGCATTAATTGGTGCTTTTGCCGCAAAAGAAGTGTTTGTTGCTCAAATGGGTATCGTTTATTCTCTTGGTGAAGCAGGGGAAGATTCTGAAGCATTACGAGATAAACTTCGTGAAAATTATTCTCCACTTGTAGGGTTTGCTATTATGGTATTTGCTCTTTTAAGTGCACCCTGCATGGCAACTTTTGCCATTGTAAAAAGAGAAAGTAACTCATGGAAGTGGGCATTTTTCCAATTCTTTGGTATGACTGCTGTAGCATATATTGTAACATTTATAATATATCAGACAGGCAGACTTTTTATGTAA
- a CDS encoding DtxR family transcriptional regulator produces the protein MSEELTSSLEDYLETIYLIISEKEAVRPKDIAKRMNVSNASVTGALKTLANKGMINYAPYDVITLTNEGRMAAMDVLRRHELLKDFLVKVLGISVEEADKAACAMEHGISVEIIDKLARFAEFIEICPRGGEDWANGKISHCDKTVSLEVCQECISSVSDKVHKNHCKQLQGGRIVKKLNDVRPGERCKVVKITSKGNLFKRITEMGLTTGTVIEVERVAPLGDPVEMKVKGYHLSLRKDEASKIEVEMI, from the coding sequence TTGAGTGAAGAACTTACTTCTAGTTTAGAAGATTATTTAGAAACTATTTACCTTATTATATCTGAAAAAGAAGCTGTCAGGCCAAAAGATATTGCTAAAAGGATGAATGTTTCAAATGCTTCTGTTACTGGTGCTTTAAAAACACTTGCAAATAAAGGTATGATAAACTATGCACCTTATGATGTTATTACTTTAACAAATGAAGGGCGTATGGCAGCAATGGATGTATTACGCCGTCATGAGCTTTTAAAAGATTTTCTTGTTAAAGTCTTAGGTATTTCTGTGGAAGAGGCTGATAAAGCAGCATGTGCTATGGAGCATGGTATATCTGTGGAAATTATTGATAAGCTTGCTAGATTTGCTGAATTTATTGAGATATGTCCAAGGGGTGGTGAAGACTGGGCAAATGGTAAAATCAGTCATTGTGATAAGACTGTTTCTTTAGAAGTTTGTCAGGAATGTATCTCTTCTGTTTCAGATAAAGTTCATAAAAATCACTGCAAACAACTGCAAGGAGGTCGTATTGTGAAAAAATTAAATGATGTTCGTCCTGGAGAACGCTGTAAAGTTGTAAAGATTACTTCAAAAGGTAATCTTTTTAAGCGAATTACAGAAATGGGACTTACAACAGGAACTGTCATAGAGGTGGAGAGAGTTGCACCACTTGGTGACCCTGTTGAAATGAAAGTGAAAGGTTATCATTTATCTTTAAGAAAAGATGAAGCATCTAAAATAGAAGTTGAAATGATATAG
- a CDS encoding RNA recognition motif domain-containing protein has translation MKRIYVGNLDYGVTENSVKELFSKYGKVESVALIKDNGTGRFRGFCFINMDDEYSKMAIEKLNKTKFAGRIIDVMPANMKKRRKKKSKE, from the coding sequence ATGAAGCGTATTTATGTTGGGAATTTAGATTATGGAGTTACAGAGAACAGTGTAAAAGAGTTATTTTCTAAGTATGGAAAAGTAGAATCTGTTGCTTTAATAAAAGATAATGGCACTGGCAGATTTAGGGGGTTTTGTTTTATTAATATGGATGATGAATACAGTAAAATGGCAATAGAAAAATTAAATAAAACTAAATTTGCTGGCAGGATAATAGATGTAATGCCTGCAAATATGAAAAAAAGACGAAAAAAGAAATCAAAAGAATAA
- the fusA gene encoding elongation factor G — protein sequence METSMIRNVAFISHGGAGKTSLIEAVLYNTGATQKIGNIESGTSVMDFDQIEIERKFSINAKVASVTWNKNLLNIIDTPGYTNFLHETKCALSAVDGAVIIASAITGVKAETIRVWQYAEEYNLSKLIFINKMDKERADFYNALGDIEKAFGIVPLPIFLPIGKESSFKGIIDLVRMKALIYPAEPTAQYTIEDIPEDLLSEAEFHRQKLIEAVSETDDNLIEKYLEGAEFTETEIRKGLREGVVTKRFVPVFCGSAIKNIGSKLLLEGIIDYLPSPLQKEAAFAIDDHSGEPVDVTAEDKEFAAYVFKTFADPYAGKLTIFRVYSGSIKNDTSIYNVNKKEYEKITQLFILQGKNFVKCDTLTAGQIGMTTKLKYTETFDTLSSDVDPVTFPAVTLPEPVISFSITPKSKEDEDKVSSALQKLMEEDKGLKLRRDDKTGDLLLSGMGQMHIEIVADKLLKKFNVHVELNTPKVPYMETIKIKSNGQGKYKKQSGGKGQYGDVWLELSPLERGAGFEFEDRIVGGVVPRNFIPAVEKGVIEAAQEGILAGYPMVDFKAALYDGSYHSVDSSEMAFKIAASMAFKKIAAEAKPVILEPIMIIDVYAPEQYVGAIVGDLNSRRGRVTNVEPQTTGQHISAAVPMAEILKYAPDLRSMTGGHGMFTMEFSHYEELPTHLATKLINEKKD from the coding sequence ATGGAAACAAGTATGATAAGAAATGTAGCTTTTATTTCACACGGTGGTGCTGGAAAAACAAGCCTTATAGAAGCTGTCTTATATAATACTGGTGCTACACAAAAAATAGGCAATATAGAATCTGGAACAAGTGTAATGGATTTTGACCAGATAGAAATAGAAAGAAAATTCTCAATAAACGCAAAAGTTGCTTCAGTTACTTGGAATAAAAACCTCCTTAATATTATAGATACACCAGGATACACTAACTTTCTGCATGAAACAAAATGTGCTTTATCTGCAGTAGATGGTGCTGTAATCATTGCATCTGCAATTACTGGTGTGAAAGCTGAAACTATCAGAGTATGGCAGTATGCAGAAGAATATAATCTTTCTAAACTTATATTTATTAATAAAATGGATAAGGAAAGAGCTGATTTTTATAATGCACTTGGTGATATTGAAAAAGCATTTGGCATTGTTCCTTTGCCAATCTTTCTGCCAATAGGAAAAGAAAGCTCATTTAAAGGTATTATTGATTTAGTCAGAATGAAAGCATTAATATATCCTGCTGAACCTACTGCTCAATATACAATAGAAGATATTCCTGAAGATTTATTAAGTGAAGCAGAATTTCATAGACAAAAACTAATAGAAGCAGTATCTGAAACTGATGACAATTTAATAGAAAAATATCTTGAAGGTGCAGAATTTACTGAAACAGAAATTAGAAAAGGTCTTAGAGAAGGTGTTGTTACTAAAAGATTTGTTCCAGTATTCTGTGGCTCTGCTATTAAAAATATTGGCTCAAAACTTCTTTTAGAAGGTATTATTGACTATCTTCCATCACCACTGCAAAAAGAAGCAGCCTTTGCAATTGATGATCATTCTGGTGAACCTGTTGATGTTACAGCTGAAGATAAAGAATTTGCTGCCTATGTATTTAAAACATTTGCAGACCCTTATGCAGGAAAACTTACAATTTTTAGAGTATATTCAGGCTCTATTAAAAATGATACATCTATATATAATGTTAATAAAAAAGAATATGAAAAAATAACTCAGCTTTTTATTCTACAGGGTAAAAACTTTGTCAAATGTGATACACTTACTGCAGGTCAGATAGGTATGACTACTAAGTTAAAATATACAGAAACATTTGATACATTATCATCAGATGTGGACCCTGTAACTTTTCCAGCAGTTACACTACCAGAGCCTGTTATATCTTTTTCAATTACTCCTAAATCAAAAGAAGATGAAGACAAAGTTTCTTCTGCACTTCAAAAACTTATGGAAGAAGATAAAGGATTAAAACTTAGAAGAGATGATAAAACTGGCGACTTACTGCTTTCTGGTATGGGACAAATGCATATTGAAATAGTTGCTGATAAATTGTTGAAAAAATTTAATGTGCATGTAGAATTAAATACACCAAAAGTTCCATATATGGAAACTATTAAAATTAAATCTAACGGTCAAGGCAAATATAAAAAACAATCTGGAGGTAAAGGTCAGTATGGAGATGTATGGCTTGAACTCTCCCCTCTTGAAAGAGGTGCAGGTTTTGAATTTGAAGACAGAATTGTTGGTGGTGTTGTTCCACGCAACTTTATTCCTGCTGTAGAAAAAGGTGTTATTGAAGCAGCACAAGAAGGTATTTTAGCAGGATATCCTATGGTAGACTTTAAAGCTGCATTATATGATGGGTCTTATCATTCAGTTGACAGCTCAGAAATGGCATTTAAAATAGCAGCATCTATGGCATTTAAAAAAATAGCAGCAGAAGCAAAACCTGTTATTTTAGAACCAATTATGATAATAGATGTATATGCCCCTGAACAATATGTTGGTGCTATAGTTGGTGATTTAAACTCACGACGCGGCAGAGTAACTAATGTTGAACCACAGACTACAGGACAGCATATTAGTGCAGCTGTCCCAATGGCAGAAATCCTTAAATATGCACCAGATTTAAGAAGTATGACTGGCGGGCATGGTATGTTTACTATGGAATTCAGCCATTATGAAGAACTGCCTACTCATTTGGCAACAAAACTTATTAATGAGAAAAAGGATTAG
- a CDS encoding integration host factor subunit alpha — protein sequence MTKADMVENIHSKLGLTKKDIAKIVDEVFEMIKTDILKSENVKISGFGNFEVKTRGRRIGRNPKTGEETVIEPRTVVVFRPSQIFKDEVNG from the coding sequence ATGACAAAAGCAGATATGGTTGAAAATATCCACAGTAAACTTGGGTTGACTAAAAAAGATATTGCCAAAATCGTTGATGAAGTTTTTGAAATGATAAAAACTGATATTTTGAAATCTGAAAATGTTAAAATATCAGGATTTGGTAATTTTGAAGTGAAAACAAGGGGAAGAAGAATTGGTAGAAATCCTAAAACTGGAGAAGAAACTGTTATTGAACCAAGAACTGTTGTAGTATTTAGACCTAGCCAAATATTTAAAGATGAAGTAAATGGTTGA
- a CDS encoding MerR family transcriptional regulator, with product MVDKFYKIGEVSKMLDLPASTLRYWENQFKQLKPIKSTGGQRFYTSKHIYLLEQLKDMLHNERYTIEGAKQRLKEIISNKEHIDINSNDKPSDNTETAALSTYSIEDIKKELNEILMLLQ from the coding sequence ATGGTTGATAAATTTTATAAAATTGGAGAAGTATCTAAAATGCTGGATTTGCCAGCATCAACATTAAGGTATTGGGAAAATCAATTTAAACAGTTAAAACCTATAAAGTCTACTGGTGGGCAAAGATTTTATACAAGTAAGCATATATATTTACTGGAGCAGTTAAAAGATATGCTCCATAATGAACGCTATACTATTGAAGGCGCAAAACAGCGTTTAAAAGAAATTATCTCTAATAAAGAACATATTGATATTAACTCTAATGATAAACCTAGTGATAATACAGAAACTGCTGCTCTATCAACATACAGCATAGAAGATATAAAAAAAGAGTTAAATGAAATATTAATGTTATTACAATAA
- a CDS encoding IS3 family transposase, producing MSCKSCLFLFFAALKCEFLYINKFKNIEQFKYELEKYIDFYNNYRIKANGLTPLQEKEIYLMA from the coding sequence ATTTCTTGCAAGAGCTGTCTTTTTCTCTTCTTTGCTGCATTAAAATGTGAATTTCTTTATATTAACAAGTTCAAAAATATAGAACAGTTTAAATATGAACTTGAAAAATATATTGATTTCTATAATAATTACAGAATAAAAGCTAATGGACTTACACCTTTACAGGAAAAAGAAATCTATTTAATGGCTTAG
- the dinB gene encoding DNA polymerase IV, translated as MKHRIMCIDMDAFYVSCEQAFKPYLKKKPLAVGGAYERGVVCTCSYEARKYGVSSGMSSIAVKSLCPDIIFLPVDINKYEKISSNIFNLISKIVPKITISSIDEAYADITNINMETELLIKKIKYVTKKYFDITCTIGIGPNKLMAKMATSVNKPDGCYIVDENSAVSFIDSFPLSKVWGIGASTEAKLAEYGIFTVQELRLAGKEKLEIYLGNHGQKIYNAVQGIYEEDTETKLENKSISKATTFPYDISSKQEIYDYMKSLSEKISEKLIYKKYAAKVITINWKTFRFESKSLRKTLYIPIFSGDDIFNYAKSLFDEHNAGIVPLRLVGVGVAGLIEVDEKYYNKQQY; from the coding sequence ATGAAACACCGTATAATGTGTATAGATATGGATGCATTTTATGTATCCTGTGAGCAGGCATTTAAACCATATCTGAAAAAAAAGCCGCTTGCAGTTGGTGGTGCTTATGAAAGGGGAGTAGTATGCACATGCTCTTATGAAGCCCGCAAATATGGTGTATCTTCTGGTATGAGCAGTATTGCTGTAAAGAGCTTATGTCCTGATATAATATTTCTTCCAGTAGATATTAATAAGTATGAAAAAATATCATCTAACATATTTAATTTAATATCTAAAATTGTTCCTAAAATTACAATATCATCTATTGATGAAGCTTATGCAGATATTACAAATATTAATATGGAAACTGAGCTTTTAATTAAAAAGATAAAATATGTAACAAAAAAATATTTTGATATTACATGCACAATAGGCATAGGTCCTAATAAACTAATGGCAAAAATGGCTACAAGTGTAAATAAGCCTGATGGATGTTATATAGTAGATGAAAATAGTGCTGTTTCATTTATTGATTCTTTTCCACTATCAAAAGTATGGGGAATTGGTGCAAGCACTGAAGCAAAACTTGCCGAATATGGTATATTTACTGTTCAGGAATTAAGACTTGCAGGAAAAGAAAAACTGGAAATATATCTTGGTAATCATGGACAGAAAATTTATAATGCAGTGCAGGGTATATATGAAGAAGATACAGAAACAAAGCTTGAAAATAAATCTATAAGCAAAGCAACAACATTTCCATACGATATTTCTTCTAAACAGGAAATATATGATTATATGAAATCATTATCTGAAAAAATATCAGAAAAACTTATTTATAAAAAATATGCTGCAAAAGTTATTACTATTAACTGGAAAACTTTTAGGTTTGAATCAAAATCACTTCGTAAAACTTTATATATTCCTATTTTTTCCGGTGATGATATTTTTAATTATGCAAAATCACTTTTTGATGAGCATAATGCAGGAATTGTTCCATTGCGTCTTGTTGGGGTAGGTGTTGCAGGACTTATAGAAGTAGATGAAAAATATTATAATAAACAGCAGTATTGA
- the lexA gene encoding transcriptional repressor LexA, translated as MTDKQERLLNFILDFHKEYGYSPSIREMAQGMGVSSPSTIKAMLDRLEAKGMLTKSSGRARSLTAVKHEEDKGIPIIGRIVAGVPVMAEENIEGYIPVKEFLRNSNGGFFLIVDGYSMQDKGILPGDYVFIQPCKEISNGQIGAFRLNGEVTLKTFKRSEDGIFLLPANNDFQPIPVTNDDSFEVIGRYVMLLRFREQGYHF; from the coding sequence ATGACTGATAAACAGGAGCGTTTATTAAACTTTATTTTAGATTTTCATAAAGAATATGGTTATTCACCATCCATTAGAGAGATGGCTCAAGGTATGGGCGTCAGCTCACCATCTACCATAAAAGCTATGCTGGACAGGCTTGAAGCAAAAGGGATGCTTACTAAATCTTCAGGCAGAGCCCGTTCTCTTACTGCTGTAAAGCATGAAGAAGATAAAGGTATTCCTATAATAGGTAGAATTGTAGCAGGTGTACCAGTTATGGCTGAAGAAAATATTGAAGGTTACATTCCTGTAAAAGAGTTTCTTAGAAATTCTAACGGTGGTTTTTTCTTAATAGTTGATGGGTATAGTATGCAAGATAAAGGCATTCTTCCTGGAGATTATGTATTTATTCAGCCTTGCAAAGAAATATCAAATGGTCAAATCGGTGCTTTTCGTCTTAATGGAGAAGTAACACTTAAAACTTTTAAAAGAAGTGAGGACGGTATATTTTTACTTCCTGCTAATAATGATTTCCAACCAATTCCTGTTACAAATGATGATTCTTTTGAAGTAATAGGCAGATATGTTATGCTTTTAAGATTTAGAGAGCAGGGGTATCATTTTTGA
- a CDS encoding sigma-54-dependent transcriptional regulator has product MKILIIDDEKNICSAIKGILEDEGYECNYSLNYSDGFHKLQENRFDVLFLDIWLPDIDGIEGLKEIKRHFPEIEVIMISGHGTIETAVDTIRYGAYDFLEKPLSLERIVMLIKHLDDKASLMQDLRSTKYKNVKKYDLIGVSQQITRLKERIEKIASMNSWVLITGENGTGKEHVARLIHMLGKRADKPFVEINCSAVPTELIESELFGSEKGAYTGSVKRKIGKFELANNGVLFLDEIGDMGLMMQAKLLRVLETGEFSRLGGNDIIKSDFRLISATNKDLQLEIASNRFRSDLFYRINVIPIEVPPLRKRKDDIPLLVNHFIQETISINGLQDKQVTKELMNIFINYEWPGNVRQLKNIVERMVVLSEDNILDVKDAPNMMLSGISEMEQHVVDTNYSTSLKEARDEFEKTFILKVLQSTNWNVTQTARMLDMERTYLYRKIKAYDLEKYKK; this is encoded by the coding sequence ATGAAAATATTAATTATTGATGATGAAAAAAACATTTGTTCTGCAATTAAAGGCATATTAGAAGATGAAGGGTATGAATGCAATTACAGTTTAAACTATTCAGATGGATTTCATAAATTACAGGAAAATAGATTTGATGTATTATTTTTAGATATATGGCTTCCAGATATTGACGGTATTGAAGGATTAAAGGAAATTAAACGCCATTTTCCAGAAATAGAAGTTATTATGATAAGCGGTCATGGCACTATTGAAACAGCAGTAGATACTATCCGTTATGGTGCTTATGATTTTTTAGAAAAACCGCTTTCTCTTGAAAGAATTGTGATGCTTATTAAGCATCTTGATGATAAAGCCAGCTTAATGCAGGATTTAAGAAGCACTAAATATAAAAATGTTAAAAAGTATGATTTAATAGGTGTAAGCCAGCAGATAACAAGGCTTAAAGAGCGTATAGAAAAAATAGCATCAATGAATTCATGGGTATTAATTACAGGAGAGAATGGAACAGGAAAAGAGCATGTTGCAAGACTTATACATATGCTTGGTAAACGCGCAGATAAACCATTTGTAGAAATAAATTGCTCTGCTGTTCCTACTGAATTAATAGAAAGTGAGCTTTTTGGCTCAGAAAAAGGTGCATATACTGGTTCTGTAAAAAGAAAAATAGGTAAATTTGAACTAGCAAATAATGGAGTATTATTCTTAGATGAAATTGGCGATATGGGGCTAATGATGCAGGCAAAACTTTTAAGAGTTTTAGAAACAGGTGAGTTTTCAAGGCTTGGTGGAAATGATATTATAAAGTCAGATTTTCGCTTAATATCTGCTACAAATAAAGATTTACAGCTGGAAATAGCTTCTAACCGTTTCAGGTCTGATTTGTTTTATAGAATTAATGTTATACCTATAGAAGTTCCGCCTCTTAGAAAAAGAAAAGATGATATACCACTGCTTGTAAACCATTTTATTCAAGAGACTATCAGCATAAATGGATTGCAGGATAAACAGGTTACTAAAGAATTAATGAATATTTTTATTAATTATGAATGGCCGGGAAATGTTAGGCAGTTAAAAAATATTGTAGAAAGAATGGTTGTATTATCAGAAGATAATATTTTAGATGTAAAAGATGCTCCAAATATGATGCTTTCTGGAATTAGTGAAATGGAACAGCATGTGGTAGATACAAATTACAGCACATCTTTAAAAGAAGCACGCGATGAATTTGAAAAAACTTTTATTTTAAAAGTATTACAGTCTACTAACTGGAATGTAACTCAGACAGCAAGAATGTTAGATATGGAAAGAACATATTTATATAGAAAAATTAAAGCGTATGATTTAGAAAAGTATAAAAAATAG